The sequence AGCGGGCACTGGAGGGGCCGCCAGCATAAGGAGCTGCCGCGGGCACGCTCCCTACGCCGGCATTACCCGGATCAGGTTCGAGGGGTCGGCGGCAGGCTAGCCGCCCTCTCAGCCGGGTTCTCCCCAGCTCCCCCGGTGCCCGCCATACCTCAACGTCGGTAAACCTTGAAATATTTTACTCTCCACGCAGGCGCCATCCTGCTCCCGTCGGAGTATGCATCAAGGCCAGATTCCCACGATAACTTACACGACCGAGAATATCTTAGATCCCGCATGCAGAGAAAACCCTCGTGAACCTTCCTCTTGGGTGTTAAAGGTCAATCTACATACTCCCTAATGTGCTTAAGGGAGGATTCCTTCCCTACCAGTTGACGAACGACCCTCTCATCCGCTGTATATAGGATAGCCCCAAGCTCGCGGGCCAGCACCATGTAGTAGGCATCGTACATAGTGAGACCCCTCTCTAAGGAATAGTCCAGCGCCTTTCTCACGAGTTCCTCGTTCTCCTCTATCATCACCGGGGCGGACTCCACGAGGAGGTCGAACGCCTCCCTCACTTCCCTTTCTCCAATGATCCTCCTGACCCGGTACTTCCTCAACACATTCGCGAATTCAAGAACGGCGTATCGGGGTATGACTACCTCTACCCTCCCGTATAGATGGTCCTCCAGAAGGGCCTTTGCCTCCTCGTGGTAATCCTCCGGAATGAACCATTTCACCAAGATGTTGGAGTCGACAACGATTCTCCTTCCCTTCATCTGCCCTCCCTATCCTCTCTCACGAGTTCAACGGATAGATTACCCTCCACCCTCCCGACGGACCTCTCCAATTCCCTTAATCTCCTCATTACTCTCTCTGCCCTCTTTTTCCTGATTAAATCCTCCAGAAATTTCCTGATTTCCTCTGAATAGTTGATCTCCAACTTTTCCAGCTCCTCCTTGAGTTTCTTCGGGACCCTTACCCCTATCACCGCGCTCATGTTCACACCGGTTGTTAACTGTAAGTGTTAACATTTATTGTTTACTAGTAGACTTGAACCAGGGAGAACGGTCGGCGATCTATTCAGCTCACTAGATCTAGGGGTTTTCGAGACGGAGATACTCGTTGCTCGCGCGTGGGGGGCGGATGTGTCGATTCACCAAATCCTCTCAATTCATTAGGAGGAGAACCACCAATCCGAGCGCGAAGCAGTAGTAAGCGAAGAGGTGGAACTCCCTCCTCCTGATCACCGCGAGCAGGGCCTTGATGGCGATCACCCCGACAGCGAACGAGCTGACGAATCCCACGAGGTTTGCGGGCGCCATCACCTCTCTAAGTGGAGATCTTATAACCTCTAGAGTCAACGCTCCGGCTATAGCCGGGACGGACAGCAGGAAGGAGAATGTGACGGCCTCATCCCTCTTCAGTCCACTGATCATGCCGGCGGAAATCGTGCTACCGGACCTCGAGATCCCCGGGACTATCGCCGCGGCTTGGGCGAGCCCCACGATCAGGGAGGTCCTCAGATCTAAGGATTTACCCTCCTTGGAGCGCTTGGTGGCGAGCAGGAGGAACCCCGTGATGAACAAGCCTATCCCCGCGATTTCGGGGTTGGAGAACATCGCCTCGACCGCGTCGGCAAGCAGGAGACCAGCCAAAACGATCGGTACGGTGCCCACCAATGTGTACCAAGCGAGCCTCTCCTCAGGGGTAAGGGATCTGTGAGTGATAGTTGCTAGGGGTAGGGAGAGGAGACCCCTCATGAGTCCCAGCACCTCCGCCCTGAAGACCACTATAACTGCTAGGAGGGTTCCCCCGTGCACCATGGCGTCGAAGAACACGGACTCGTAGGATATCACCCTCTGAACTATGACTAGGTGTCCAGAGCTGCTCACTGGCAGCCACTCTGTCACTCCCTGCAGGGCACCGAGCAGCGCGGCCCATATTAGGTCCAGATGGATCCCCTAACTCTTGAGGGCCTCAACTTAAAACCCATTACACGGTGCACCCCTGTATGAAATGGTTGATGATTATTACTCCCTCCGGCTTGGGAAGGGCGGAGCACTGTGAGGAGCTCTTGAGGATCTGGATCCGCTTACCTTACCGATCTGAATCCCGCCAGCGAAACCCCACCCATTACTGTACTGGTACTCCTAAGTTTATCAGCCATCAATAACCACTTGATGCGAAGGTGAATCGATATGTCCACCAAGGAACTCCTACTACTTC comes from Thermoproteota archaeon and encodes:
- a CDS encoding type II toxin-antitoxin system VapC family toxin, whose product is MKGRRIVVDSNILVKWFIPEDYHEEAKALLEDHLYGRVEVVIPRYAVLEFANVLRKYRVRRIIGEREVREAFDLLVESAPVMIEENEELVRKALDYSLERGLTMYDAYYMVLARELGAILYTADERVVRQLVGKESSLKHIREYVD
- a CDS encoding antitoxin, with amino-acid sequence MSAVIGVRVPKKLKEELEKLEINYSEEIRKFLEDLIRKKRAERVMRRLRELERSVGRVEGNLSVELVREDREGR
- a CDS encoding undecaprenyl-diphosphate phosphatase, with the translated sequence MLGALQGVTEWLPVSSSGHLVIVQRVISYESVFFDAMVHGGTLLAVIVVFRAEVLGLMRGLLSLPLATITHRSLTPEERLAWYTLVGTVPIVLAGLLLADAVEAMFSNPEIAGIGLFITGFLLLATKRSKEGKSLDLRTSLIVGLAQAAAIVPGISRSGSTISAGMISGLKRDEAVTFSFLLSVPAIAGALTLEVIRSPLREVMAPANLVGFVSSFAVGVIAIKALLAVIRRREFHLFAYYCFALGLVVLLLMN